Below is a genomic region from Ammonifex degensii KC4.
TCCTGCACAGCCTGGACCGGTGGTCCCTGGCCCAGGAACTTGACCGGTGGGGGCAGCGAGAAGGATTCGTCTTTCCGGCTTTGGTACAGGTGAACGTGGCCCGTGAGCCCCAGAAGCATGGCCTCTTGGAAGAAGAGGTAGAAGATTTTCTTCTGGCGGTCCGATCTTTAAAAGGGGTAAAAGTACTGGGTTTCATGACCGTAGCCCCCTGGGTAGCGGAGGCGGAAGAGGTTCGCCCCGTATTCAGGCGCCTGGCGGAAATAGCCCAGAGGTACACTTGCCTGCCGGGGGTGGAGATCCGCTACCTCTCTATGGGCATGACCCAGGATTTCGAGGTGGCGGTGGAAGAAGGCGCCAATATCGTGCGGGTG
It encodes:
- a CDS encoding YggS family pyridoxal phosphate-dependent enzyme, which encodes MVSKIRENLRQVREAITRAALRAGRDPTEVQLVAVTKGVPVEVIEQVLAEGVVDLGENRVQELVAKYKLLGDKAKWHFIGYLQRNKVKYLVRRIALLHSLDRWSLAQELDRWGQREGFVFPALVQVNVAREPQKHGLLEEEVEDFLLAVRSLKGVKVLGFMTVAPWVAEAEEVRPVFRRLAEIAQRYTCLPGVEIRYLSMGMTQDFEVAVEEGANIVRVGRAIFQGLGEGEGDEQASGGQGAGLHRF